Genomic segment of Leptospiraceae bacterium:
GAAGAATACCAAAAACCTCTTCTATTTTTTCGGAATTGACAATTTTTTCTGGAAGTAATTCATTAATTTCATCAAAAGTGATTTCCCCGTTGGTTTTACCAATTTTGATAATTTGTTTCATTTCTTGAAGTTCCATTAAGTTCATGGTTCCGACCTCGTTTTTGATGGTTTTTAGGTTGCTTTAAGCGTATTGAGTAAAATTTTTTTCTCTCGTATTAATTCATTAATTTCATAATAAAGTTGAGCTTTCAAATCAGGTTCTACTAATCTTAAACGCTCTTGTTTTTCTTGGATTTGTTGGTTGATTTTTTCCAACCGGTGTTTCGTAATCAACTCCCTTAAGATGTTTTCCATATCTTCATCGGATAGAATGTCTTTTGGATAAAGGTGGGAGCTCTGAATTTTGCTTTTTTGTTCGAGTAAATAGGGAGCAAAAATCCGTTGAACGTCCTGTGGGAGGTAAGAAAAGATGACTTTCGGGTCAATTTCTTCTCCTGAAATAACAGTTCTTTCATGTAAAATATTCCACAGAAAAAAAGAAGCCTCATCTTCAAATTCAATGGCTTGGATTTGATTCGAAAAAGTTTTGACCATTTTTGGAAATTTAAGAAGTGTTCCAATTATATCTCTTTCTATAAAAAAGAGTATATTTTTTTTTTGGTCAATCTCTGGGTGAACTTTTTTTTGCTGTGTTTGAGAAAAAAATTTCGTTTTATCTTGGTTAGTGTGTTTTAAGAAGTTTAAACCCGTGATAAACTGCAATTCTTCCTTCAAGAATTGTTGGAGGATATCGTGATGGATGTGAGAGTAAATTTCTTCAAATCGAGAAAGCACACTTTGTTTTTCTGAAAGAGTCAAGTTCTTGTAATATCTTTGTAATTGTTGATTTGAAAAGATTTTTTGGAGTTCCCTCTGCCAAATCTCTATATCATTCTCAAAAACAGGAAAAAGTCTATTAACACCCTCCGAAGACACTAAAACCGAAAACAATAAAAACTGAAATCCTGATATCTGAAATTCCTTCCAAAAAGACGGAATCCAGTAGAGTTCTTGGTTTAGGATTTTGACAGATAAATCAAAAGGATCCATTCCTTCGGGTAGTAAAATTACATGAGTTTTTTCGATGTCATCTTGGAATAAAAAAAGAGTCTTTAAAACAGCATTTCTTCCACTGACATCTCCATCCATCATAATCACAACATTTTTTGTATATCGATGAAGAAGCCTTTTATGATTTTCTGTAAAAGCAGTCCCCAAAGGAGCTACGACATTTTCCAGATCGACCTGATGGAGTCCTAAAACATCCAAATACCCTTCCGTGATGAGAACCTCGTTTCTTCGCTTTATGGACTCAATGGCGAAACTCAACCCAAACAAAGTAGAACCTTTGTGAAAGATGGCTGATTCTGGGGAATTAAGGTATTTTGGTTTTGAATCATCAATCACCCTACCCCCAAAACCGACTACTTGATTCGTTGTGTTGGAAATGGGAAAGATCACTCTATTCCGAAAAAAATCATAAAATTGATTCCATTCATTTTTTTTGATCAAACCCAAAGATAGAAGTCCCTGTGTTTCTTCAGGGAAGAGATGAAGTAAAAACTGACTTGTATTGGGTGCCGCTCCTAATTGAAACTTTGTGATCGTGCTATCCAAAATTCCACGTTGATGGAGGTAATCTCGATAGGGTTTTCCTTCTTCAGAAAGCAAAAACTTATGATACTCAAAAGAAACTTTTTCCATGAGTTTGATAGATTGATTTTCTTGGGTTATTTCCTTTTCTGTAAAAGGAATCCCCGCATATTCACACAAAATTTGCAGAGCTTCTTTGAAAGAAACCTGCTCTTTTTCCATCACAAAGGTGATTAAGTTCCCACCCTTACCACATCCAAAACAATAAAAAATCCCTTTTTCTGGTGTAATTGTGAAAGAAGGAGTTTTTTCTCTATGGAAAGGACATAATCCTACTAAGTATCTACCTTGCTTTTTCAAAGAAACGAATCGACCTACATAACTTTCAATAGGAATCGCAGTCAAAAGCTTTTCTTTTAAATCATACATAGAAAGAAAATTTGATGCGGGAAAATGATGAGAATTTTATTTCGAATTTGATTTCTTTTTTAGTAGCATCATTAGTTTTTTTCGTCTCTTTCGTTCGGCAGTTTCTCTTTTTCTTTTACGGATTTCGGAAGGTTTTTCATAAAACTCCCTTTTTTTGATTTCACTTTGAATCCCAGCATTCACGCATTCTTTTTTGAATCTTCTCAGAGCTGAGTCGATACTTTCTCCTTCTTTTAAATAAATTCCAATCATAGCTTCTCCTAAAAGATGTTAGAAGTTCAAAGGCTTTATTTTTGTCAAGCCATTTTTAAGTTTTTTATAAATGAATTCAAAACATTCTCTTTACCAAAAAAATCATCATAAAAATCCATTTTGTTCCGTAGATTATACTACCAATCACTTCCAAAGGTAGGAGGATTTCCTTGAAGTTATCTCAAAGAAAATTCGAAAAGCAGCTAATTCGATTCATTGATTTCAGAGGGATTGACATATCAGTTCAATTGGAAGATGGAAGCATCGTAAATCTCAACAAAAACAGAAAGTTCGAAAAAGGCTATATCATAAACATCACAAAAACAGGCGAAGAAAAGATCCCTATAAAATCCATTAAAAAAGCAGAGTTTTATATCTTAGAATAACAAGCTTATATGCTTGTTATTTTTCTTTTAAGATTAGTTCTAGTAGTTCTACTTCGTTGATGCTTAAGATATTTTTGTTTAGTAAATCAGCTATGATGATTTCTTGAGTATCAGCTTCTTCATTCTTGATGGTTAAATATACTTCGTTTAGAATTTTATCTCGTTTCTGTCTAACTGAAAGATTCGAGTCGCTTTGAATTTCTTCGATATGTTTACCTAATGTTTTTTCAATCATAAAAGCTGTTTCTAAACTTTTTAGTTTCGAGCTGAACTCTACTGAAAATTCTTTTGATAGTTCTTCAATGTTAATGTAATTTCGAATTAAAGAAAAAAACTTCAAATTTATCATTTCTGAAACCAAAACATGGATGAACTCTTTCTTTTCTGTAAAAATAAACTTAAGCACTTGGAATCTAATTTCATCCAGTGCAAATATCATCAGTATCGGAATGATAATGGGTTTTTTTTCAGTGATAACATTCATGAGTTTCCATAACTCACCTTCTTCTAAATTCAATAGATATCGAAATCTCAAAGTGGTGGTTTTT
This window contains:
- the rpsU gene encoding 30S ribosomal protein S21 encodes the protein MIGIYLKEGESIDSALRRFKKECVNAGIQSEIKKREFYEKPSEIRKRKRETAERKRRKKLMMLLKKKSNSK
- the dnaG gene encoding DNA primase, with product MYDLKEKLLTAIPIESYVGRFVSLKKQGRYLVGLCPFHREKTPSFTITPEKGIFYCFGCGKGGNLITFVMEKEQVSFKEALQILCEYAGIPFTEKEITQENQSIKLMEKVSFEYHKFLLSEEGKPYRDYLHQRGILDSTITKFQLGAAPNTSQFLLHLFPEETQGLLSLGLIKKNEWNQFYDFFRNRVIFPISNTTNQVVGFGGRVIDDSKPKYLNSPESAIFHKGSTLFGLSFAIESIKRRNEVLITEGYLDVLGLHQVDLENVVAPLGTAFTENHKRLLHRYTKNVVIMMDGDVSGRNAVLKTLFLFQDDIEKTHVILLPEGMDPFDLSVKILNQELYWIPSFWKEFQISGFQFLLFSVLVSSEGVNRLFPVFENDIEIWQRELQKIFSNQQLQRYYKNLTLSEKQSVLSRFEEIYSHIHHDILQQFLKEELQFITGLNFLKHTNQDKTKFFSQTQQKKVHPEIDQKKNILFFIERDIIGTLLKFPKMVKTFSNQIQAIEFEDEASFFLWNILHERTVISGEEIDPKVIFSYLPQDVQRIFAPYLLEQKSKIQSSHLYPKDILSDEDMENILRELITKHRLEKINQQIQEKQERLRLVEPDLKAQLYYEINELIREKKILLNTLKAT